Proteins from a single region of Paraglaciecola sp. T6c:
- a CDS encoding glutathione S-transferase family protein gives MYTLYGSEVSLYTGKIRAYLKFKQLPFTEELSTVKVYKNIIRPQTKVAYIPVVKTPQGQYLQDTARIIDHLEGQHSERSITPTAPKQHLVSELFALWGDDWLVIPAMHYRWNKDNFPFIYQEFGRVVAPKAPGFIRAYFGKKLAKKFSGFVPVLGITPHSIPSIEAWYEKTVLHHLNEHFATHKYLLGSRPCVGDFGLMGPLYAHLYRDPAPGKLMRKIAPNVAAWVERMNKPEAELGEFLPDDDIPETLLPLIQNMFEQQWPVLKSTVSALSEWREANPQEHFIPRSIGQHSFSINQVSESRAISSFHQYKLQRVLNTYQQLSASEKENVNVFLASVKADNYLQMTVKDMVTMEHNKLVFA, from the coding sequence ATGTACACCTTATATGGTTCAGAAGTCTCATTGTATACGGGCAAAATTCGCGCGTATCTTAAATTTAAGCAATTACCTTTTACCGAAGAGCTATCCACCGTCAAGGTGTATAAAAATATCATTCGCCCTCAGACCAAAGTGGCGTATATTCCTGTTGTAAAAACACCGCAAGGGCAGTACTTACAAGATACCGCACGTATTATCGATCATCTAGAGGGGCAGCATAGCGAGCGTTCTATTACACCTACAGCACCAAAACAGCACTTGGTCAGTGAGTTGTTCGCGTTGTGGGGAGATGATTGGTTAGTGATCCCAGCTATGCATTATCGTTGGAATAAAGACAACTTTCCTTTTATTTACCAAGAGTTCGGGCGGGTCGTTGCTCCTAAAGCCCCTGGCTTCATTAGAGCGTATTTCGGTAAAAAACTGGCTAAAAAGTTCAGTGGTTTTGTGCCGGTTCTGGGAATTACACCTCATTCTATTCCCAGTATCGAAGCGTGGTATGAAAAAACAGTGTTGCATCATTTGAATGAGCATTTCGCCACGCATAAATACCTGCTCGGCTCTCGCCCATGTGTGGGAGATTTTGGGTTGATGGGGCCATTATACGCCCACTTATATCGCGACCCAGCCCCAGGTAAATTAATGAGAAAAATTGCACCGAATGTGGCCGCATGGGTAGAGCGAATGAACAAACCAGAAGCAGAGCTTGGTGAGTTTCTGCCGGATGATGACATTCCTGAAACCTTGCTGCCCCTGATCCAGAACATGTTTGAACAGCAGTGGCCTGTACTTAAGAGCACGGTTTCAGCACTCAGTGAATGGCGAGAGGCTAACCCCCAGGAGCATTTTATTCCGCGTAGTATTGGTCAACATAGTTTTTCAATTAACCAAGTGTCGGAAAGCCGTGCGATATCAAGTTTTCATCAATACAAGTTACAAAGAGTGCTAAACACATACCAGCAGTTAAGCGCTTCGGAAAAAGAAAACGTTAACGTTTTTTTAGCGAGTGTAAAAGCCGATAACTATCTGCAGATGACAGTGAAAGACATGGTGACGATGGAGCATAATAAGTTGGTTTTTGCCTAA
- a CDS encoding GAF domain-containing sensor histidine kinase, producing MTAHFAERTRLSIDSFKSDVLTALLGETSNAVHTLAALLQETLNSQYLVLWRTEMNNSVSVALNLATPDTLLNAILALNGTQAKSLPHSVLSHVQTELIANISADPNWAALHQDTQKLSIDNCIALPVVTHSNELLAVVSAFNIANTTVSKMQQARIDILCSALCQLMHNEANTRQLRSLKKTQAMQIAQQQQEIDESKLVLQKALYQRDHVQEQLVEMESATALTTMLSSLAHEMNTPLGAALTAASHVETGNERCEQKLANNLLKKSELKQFHQDSRTALGIIKRNVLRADQLMGSFTQLVQDQHQRSKREINFCHYLTEVLLSLKPRLKTTRHRVCLDIPSDLSVVCHAGAIGQVLTHLIINSVEHAYTDNQAGKITIHASNTYIEDRPCLHIVYIDDGQGMEPTSVSNLYKPYFSLVDKNSENGLGMHICYNLVVKFLKGTIDCHTSVNGGVRFELTIPI from the coding sequence ATGACAGCACATTTTGCAGAGCGCACACGCTTGAGCATTGATAGCTTTAAGTCAGATGTACTAACAGCCTTGCTTGGTGAAACATCAAATGCTGTACATACCCTGGCGGCGTTATTGCAAGAAACCTTGAACAGCCAATATCTAGTTCTGTGGCGCACCGAGATGAACAACAGCGTGTCTGTGGCGTTGAACTTGGCCACACCTGATACGTTATTAAATGCCATATTAGCCCTAAATGGTACCCAAGCTAAAAGCTTGCCCCACAGCGTATTGTCCCACGTGCAGACAGAACTCATCGCTAATATAAGTGCAGATCCGAATTGGGCAGCCTTGCATCAGGATACACAGAAGCTATCAATCGATAATTGCATTGCCCTTCCAGTTGTCACCCATTCAAATGAACTCTTAGCTGTGGTGAGTGCATTTAATATTGCCAATACAACAGTGTCGAAAATGCAACAAGCGCGCATAGATATACTCTGCTCAGCGCTTTGCCAGCTTATGCACAATGAAGCCAATACACGCCAGCTACGCTCACTTAAAAAAACCCAAGCCATGCAAATCGCTCAGCAACAACAAGAGATAGATGAATCGAAGCTCGTGCTACAAAAAGCGCTGTATCAACGGGATCATGTTCAAGAGCAACTCGTCGAAATGGAGAGCGCGACTGCGTTGACCACTATGCTTTCAAGCCTCGCTCATGAAATGAACACCCCTTTAGGCGCTGCTTTGACGGCCGCATCGCATGTGGAAACGGGCAATGAGCGTTGTGAGCAGAAATTAGCAAACAATTTACTGAAAAAATCTGAGCTAAAGCAGTTTCATCAAGACTCTCGCACCGCACTCGGTATCATCAAGCGCAATGTACTGCGAGCTGACCAACTTATGGGGAGTTTTACCCAATTGGTGCAAGACCAGCACCAACGCAGTAAGCGTGAAATCAACTTTTGTCATTATTTGACTGAAGTATTGCTATCACTCAAGCCCAGATTAAAAACCACCCGCCACAGAGTATGTTTGGATATACCGAGTGATTTGTCTGTTGTTTGTCATGCCGGCGCAATTGGGCAAGTACTGACCCACCTCATTATCAACTCAGTGGAACATGCTTATACAGATAATCAGGCTGGAAAGATTACCATTCATGCGAGCAACACATATATCGAGGATCGGCCATGCTTGCATATTGTCTACATTGATGACGGTCAGGGCATGGAGCCAACGAGCGTTAGCAATTTATACAAGCCCTATTTCAGCCTTGTTGATAAAAATAGTGAAAACGGCCTTGGCATGCATATTTGCTATAACTTAGTCGTCAAGTTTTTAAAAGGGACAATCGATTGCCACACCAGTGTCAACGGCGGCGTGCGCTTTGAATTAACTATTCCTATATAA
- a CDS encoding 16S rRNA (uracil(1498)-N(3))-methyltransferase — MRISRIYHPDTLHPDQELSLTPDASNHVANVLRSKVGQPVVLFNGDGNEYSGEFIDVSKRKVRVQIDAKLSMSLESPLSIHLGQGVSRGDRMDWVLQKSVELGVTEITPLITERCGVKLDEQRWQKKHAQWQKIIIAACEQCGRNVLPVLHMPMDFQSWVNQSTQALRLALHPRAEKSFRHTSVGKDGVRLLIGPEGGFSDQELYQTEQGGFQTVQLGPRVLRTETAAITAISALQAIYGDL; from the coding sequence ATGCGAATCTCCAGAATTTATCATCCTGATACCCTTCATCCAGACCAAGAATTGTCATTAACCCCTGACGCCAGTAATCATGTCGCCAATGTATTGCGTTCCAAGGTCGGCCAGCCTGTCGTTCTGTTCAACGGTGATGGCAATGAGTACAGCGGTGAATTTATCGATGTTTCCAAGCGTAAGGTGCGTGTACAAATCGACGCTAAGCTCAGCATGAGTCTTGAATCACCTTTAAGCATTCACTTAGGCCAAGGCGTATCACGTGGCGACAGAATGGATTGGGTGCTGCAAAAATCTGTTGAGTTAGGTGTCACTGAAATAACACCGCTCATCACAGAGCGCTGCGGTGTGAAGCTCGATGAGCAACGTTGGCAGAAGAAACATGCACAGTGGCAAAAAATTATTATTGCGGCGTGTGAACAGTGCGGCCGTAACGTCTTGCCCGTTTTGCATATGCCGATGGATTTTCAAAGCTGGGTTAATCAATCTACGCAAGCATTGCGCTTAGCCCTACACCCAAGAGCCGAGAAAAGCTTTCGTCATACCAGCGTTGGCAAAGATGGCGTACGTTTGCTAATAGGTCCGGAAGGTGGGTTTTCCGATCAGGAGCTTTATCAGACCGAACAAGGCGGGTTTCAAACCGTTCAATTAGGCCCAAGGGTACTGCGTACTGAAACCGCCGCAATCACTGCTATCAGTGCCTTACAAGCAATTTACGGCGATCTATAA